The region cactctccatctccatggTCTCTGCCCCAGGCAGGATCTGCTCGGCTCCTTCACAATGCATCTGTGGACCAGGGTCTGCAGGCAGAGCCCTCTGGGCTGGACGGGACTCCACTCCTGGGTCAGGACTGATAAAGGCTGGGTCAGGGACTGAGTCTGGCTCCGATTCCAGATCTGGTCCAGATTCTGCAGACCCTTGTGATTCAGGGGGTTGTGCATTGTCTGATTCCAGGTCTGAATCTAATCCCGGACGTGTTTCAGATGGAAAACGGGGGTCTGAACTAGGGTCAGGTTGGAGGTCTGATTCCATATCAGCCTCTGATTCCGCATCAGCATCCAGGTCTTCACCATTCTCTGATTCTAAACCATTCTCTGATTCTTCACTACCTTCTGATTCCACTCTAGGTTCTGATTCCACACTAGGTTCTGATTCCACACTAGGTTCTGATTCTGTAGCAGCCTCATCAGGAGATTCCTCATCAGCAACTGATTCCAGATCAGCCTCTGATGCAGACTCAGCTGGTGGATCAGACTCTTGCTGGGGATCTGATTCTGGTTGTGGGTCCGAGTCCAGTTCAGGGTCAGAAACTGTTTCTGAGATTGACCTGGGATCTGAGTCAGAGTCAAGGTCAGGTGCAGAGAAAGGTTTAGGTGGGGGTGATACAAGATCAGTGGCGGGTACTTGCAGTGTGAGCTCTTTGTGAGGACTGTGTCTTCCATGCTCAGTCCAATCATTAATTACTGGAGGTGGGAGAGATTGATTGATAGTGTGTCTCTCTGAGTATTGTTTATCCAGAGACGGGCTGACCGCTGCGACCTTGACTTCTTTTGATATTCCCTGTAGACAAAGTACAGAGTTTGACATTTAGAACATGCCAGTAGTATTTTACCGTGATCTGAAACACATTGCAATTTAGTTCAGACCTAGCCTCTTCTCTGGGCTAATTGCTGCCGCTTATAAGAACAGGCTGGTGGAAAAAACTAGTTCAGACATAATGTTTATTGTGGTTATGAAATTAATATAATCTGACATCATAGACTTTCTGGAAGAGAAGAGAGTTCACAATGTTTTAGTGGAGCCTACCTCAGTCATCTTGTCCTTCCATCCCCTCTGTGGAACAGGTCCGGTCCTTTCTGTTGCAGTGCCTGGCAGAGGGTCACTCTGTCGCCGCCCCTGTGGTGGGATCCGAGACACCAGGATCTTCAGCCTTTCCAAACACACCACTGGAACCTTGGAACTGGATCTCCCAGGTTCCTTCTGAACCTCCCTGTCACTGATGTATGAAGAGGGAAGTGGTGAAGCAACATAACTGTAGCTTTTCCCCTTTTGACAATTTTTTAATGATGCTTTAATAGAACGTACCTGTTGTCTGGAGTCTTTCTTGGTATTCTGCATTTTCCTTTGACATCATGCCCAGTCTCATCATATGCATAGACATAATCTGGTAAACAGGAGAAATAATAATCCTTTGATGAATCCATTTAACTGATGTGAAAGCAGAATTTGGATATTAGTGATGATgatactgtatacagtgccttgcgaaagtattcggcccccttgaactttgcgaccttttgccacatttcaggcttcaaacataaagatataaaactgtatttttttgtgaagaatcaacaacaagtgggacacaatcatgaagtggaacgacatttattggatatttcaaacttttttaacaaatcaaaaccggaaaaattgggcgtgcaaaattattcagcccctttactttcagtgcagcaaactctctccagaagttcagtgaggatctctgaatgatacaatgttgacctaaatgactaatgatgataaatacaatccacctgtgtgtaatcaagtctccgtataaatgcacctgcactgtgatagtctcagaggtccgttaaaagcgcagagagcatcatgaagaacaaggaacacaccaggcaggtccgagatactgttgtgaagaagttttaagccggatttggatacaaaaagatttcccaagctttaaacatcccaaggagcactgtgcaagcgataatattgaaatggaaggagtatcagaccactgcaaatctaccaagacctggccgtccctctaaactttcagctcatacaaggagaagactgatcagagatgcagccaagaggcccatgatcactctggatgaactgcagagatctacagctgaggtgggagactctgtccataggacaacaatcagtcgtatattgcacaaatctggcctttatggaagagtgccaagaagaaagccatttcttaaagatatccataaaaagtgttgtttaaagtttgccacaagccacctgggagacacaccaaacatgtggaagaaggtgctctggtcagatgaaaccaaaattgaactttttggcaacaatgcaaaacgttatgtttggcgtaaaagcaacacagctcatcaccctgaccacaccatccccactgtcaaacatggtggtggcagcatcatggtttgggcctgcttttcttcagcagggacagggaagatggttaaaattgatgggaagatggatggagccaaatacaggaccattctggaagaaaacctgatggagtctgcaaaagacctgagactgggacggagatttgtcttccaacaagacaatgatccaaaacataaagcaaaatctacaatggaatggttcaaaaataaacatatccaggtgttagaatggccaagtcaaagtccagacctgattccaatcgagaatctgtggaaagaactgaaaactgctgttcacaaatgctctccatccaacctcactgagctcgagctgttttgcaaggaggaatgggaaaaaatttcagtctctcgatgtgcaaaactgatagagacataccccaagcgacttacagctgtaatcgcagcaaaaggtgtcgctacaaagtattaacttaagggggctgaataattttacacgcccaatttttccgtttttgatttgttaaaaaagtttgaaatagccaataaatgtcgttccacatcatgattgtgtcccacttgttgttgattcttcacaaaaaaatacagttttatatctttatgtttgaagcctgaaatgtggcaaaaggtcgcaaagttcaagggggccgaatactttcgcaaggcactgtacatctctCAGTGGTCATGTGTTCATATAAGAGCATATTGTTACTACATAATCAGAACATATATATCTAcagttataaatatatatatagagagagtgagagtgagagagagagatgatgtttATGATTGCCATGGTGTACAATATTGCCAGCTAGATCTGAATTGCAGTGTACAGTGTATACATAAATAAATCCTCTGATAAATGTATAttgtataataataaataaatgataaatGTATAATATTTGGAAGTTAAGTGGCTCAGTACCAGGCTCTGTCTTGTAGATGGTCAAAGGCGATAGGCGTAGGTTGGACTGGCCTCTGGAGGGAGGAGTGGCTAAAGATCTCTCCAAGGAGGCCACAGATCGTATCACTCCATCAGAAGACAGCCTCCTCCGCCTGAGATCCATGAAACCCTGATGAGGGGGGGAATCAGTCATAATCAACATCAACTACTATATCAAGCACAGACACCAACCATATTTTACATCCAAAGTCTGTAAGAATAAGGAGGAGGGACACCTTAGTGTTAGCTTTAGGAATGTGTTTAGTAAGATAAACCAGATATCGTTACAAAACATTATGGGTATTGTACTATATCATGCTACAAAGTCAACTGCAGAGACAAAAACAAGACAAGGCTTTGCCACGTAAACCTGGAATCTGATTGACCCAAAATGTTAATTTTGTTGGAATGCAATTAAAAGAATACACCTGTCATCAGATAAATGTACCTTTAAACAGCAACACTAGCAACTTTGTCCAATTTGTTTGCAAAAAAAAGCAAATGGACTCATTGATGCATCAGTTCTGTTTTTTTGGTAATGTCTTTTACCATCTGCAAAGAATTTACATTGCCATGTATGAAACAAGAAAAAAGTTTTAAGTCTGAGAGCCAAACCTTTCTACCACATTCATATGTATCCCTTTAAAATCAAATCCCAAACTGCTGAGACTAGGCCTTAAAATAACTGACATATTGTAATAGATACAGTATTTGGAATATTGTTTTCTTTTACAATGTTCTTTTTTTTGTATAGAAGTACATTaattataggatctctatggcTGCAAGTCTCTGTTTATTAATAGGTTACCTGGTCTGCCATGCGTCCCCGTTCCACGGCTGCTGTTGCTAGGCTGTGGGTGGCCCCCGGGGGCCTGTCTGTGGAAGGGCTGCTGGAGGGGCCTGCCAGTTCTGGTGGGATGCTCTGGGATCGACTCTTCCTCCCACACAGTGTGCTGGGCCTGCTGCTCTGAGCATCAACACTGAACCCATGGGTCGTCACAGACATCTCCAGTGAAGTGGATCTCTGTCAGGACACAGAAACACGAAGGCAGACCGCCTCAGCACACTCTACTGTTGCTGGCTGAGCATCATACAACACAGGTGCATCTATTCATGTCATAGCAACAGAGAGACAGTGCGGTGGTGGGAGGTGTGTGGCGGAACAACCTTCAGTATCACACGCACTAAGGACGCCACTCAGAATCCATTCTGTGAGTTCTGCCTGTCTGATTAAAAACAACACAATCACTGCAAAGCCCATTCATTTCAGCGAGAGATGACCCACACAACTGCTCACAACACCGTTATTCTACTGATAATGAAGGGCTTAGTTACAACACCAATTATCGTATGTAAATCCACCATCAGAAGTGCGTTAGCTAGGCTCCTTTGAATAAGCGGCATTAGCACATCACAGATTagactctctttctgtctctcctccattggtctcctcctctcatcatCATTTCACTAATGTGAGTTTTCCAAAAAGCCCCCAGCAACTGTGTCCCTGTGCTAATGCAGCCATATGCCTGACAAAGCTCGAGCACCAGCCTGTGTCTCAgcacccctcctcttcctctcacccctcctcttcctctcacctctccttccctccctttttTTCTCTGTCTTATTTTTCACAGCGCGCCACACACCATGGAGATTTAGACCAGCTGACACAGAGCATGTGCTCATAATTACCACTCGGTTAAAACACTTACCTGATCCGCGCCCCGAGGAGAGGTGTGAAGGAGTCTAAATGTGGAGAAAAAAGCTATAATCCTCTTCTAGAGGAAGAGGGAGCGAGACAGAAGACAGGGATGTATCTGAGAGAAGTGTACCCAGAGCTGAAATCAACCTCCCAGCTCCACCAATTCCCCAAGTGTCTCATTATTACCAGGTTAAGTACGTATGTGGCTGCGCCCAAGCGCTTTTTCTTCTCACTTTCACTCACTGTGTCTTGGCAAGGCGGAAATCATGTGCCTCTGTTGTTGTAATCATGCAGGAGGAACATTTTTGATCAGTGATCATTCGGTTGCTCAATCCCTGGTACCAagggtactaataataaacagtAGAATCTTTTTTTAGCTTTACTGCAATGCTGCACTTAAGTCTTTTTATATATTTCAGCATAGCTGGTGCTTTGATTGTGTTAGTGTGCTTCTTTCTTAAGCATAGTCCCTTCTTCAAATGGAAGCCAGTCAGGTTTCTGTAGCACCATCTGTTTTCAGGGCAGCTGTCAACCACTGTGACTCTGATAATTTGGGGTAAACAAAGTTATTGCCAGAATTTTTTCAATATCCGCTGTATGTAGATATTGAGACAGGAAATACTGCTGTCAGCCTGGGTTTAAGAATTGCTATCACGCAAAGCTCCCTGCGGTACAATGTACTTTGAGCTTCAATTATAACACCATGAAACTAATTTACTGTATCCAGCCTTCCCTCAACCCATTGGCTTTTTATTCTGCCATAATGCACAACCGAAGTGAAGCAATGGCTGTACCTTGCACTATTCTCCTCAGGACAGGTGTGTGACCTGTGGtttatgtgtgcgtgtatgtgtgcttGGCCAGAAGCGAGGCAGGGCTGAGGCATGTGTGCTACTGTTAGTCTGAGAGGTGTCTGTGAGCAAGACCGTGTGTTTTGACACCTCAGCTCAGAGTGTGTGGTGAGGTCTATAAGGCCATAGAGAATGAGGAGGGACAAGTGTGACAACTGGGGAGTCAACAGAGTGAAAGAAAAATTAGGCTGTGGGACCTATATAACTCTCTGGTCAACAGACAACAATGGGGGAACGCCAACGTGGGCCAAAAGTGCACTATCACTGAGCAAACATGGACAGCTTTACTaagttgatatggttgttttGGTCAACTCACCCTGCCATCTCTGCAGTCTCTGGATGGATGTGTAGTCCTGGTCTCCTGCTGCTCTTCCTCCTGCTGCTCCACTGTCAGTTCGGCCACTAGGGGAGACAggagctgctgctgttgctgctgctgctgctcctgctggaTCCCATCTGTCAGCACCTCTCTGTCCACCCCTGTCTGTACATGTGTcttctccctgctcccctcctggATCTGCTCTGTCAACACCTCTCTGTCCACAGCTGGCTGCCCAggagtctgctctctctctctgctggcctgcTGGCCCTGGCCTTCCCTGGCCCCATCTGTGGCTGGCTGTGCATGAGTTTCAGGAAGTGGCTGAATCTGAGGCTGGTagagggctgtggctgggggcTGAAGTCCAAGACCTCTACTATTGGAGCTGGAGCTGAGCAAGCCTGGGTCAGCAGCCACGAGATGCTCTTGCTGTTGGGGACACTGCATGGAGGAGGGCACCACAGCTGGTGGACCTGGAGGACTGTCAGGGCCCCAGCACCTCAGCAGCTGACTCTGGTGCAGGGCCAGGGAGGGAGAGCTGAGGGTGGACTGAGCACACCTGGCGGAGTAGGGGTTGGGTTCCCGCTGGGTCTTGTCCAGCTGCACAGCTGGCTGTGGGGGTATGCAGTGGAGGCAGCACATCTGGGGCTGACAGCAGGCCTGGAAGGCACAGCTCTGCTCCCGCCCTCCATGGCACACAGATGGCAGGGACAAGCAGGTGATAGGCTGGGGCCTCAGGATGCTGGGGAAGGCCACGCCCTCAGAGTAGGAGCGATTTCCCCCCTCAGCAGTGAGCTGACCTAGAACAACAGAGATATTTGTAGTTTAGGAATAAGGCCAGGTCTCCAGTAGGACGGCATTAAATGCAACACTTTCAATAATTACATACAACTAGTCAAGTCCTTTAAGCCTTAGTTTACCCAAAGTTGAGATCTGCTTAGTCCAGTAGCTGGCATCCCAGTTGAACTTGATCTTCACAGGGAGCCAGGCGTCTGAGTGTAGTGGGGGTTCAAGCAGGCGCTGCATCTGGAGAGAAATCTAAAGGAGGACAGGCGTAATGTAAAAGCCCAAATTACCTTTTTCCATAATCAactccaaaaaatatatatatttctttgttTTTAAATGAGACTAGAAAATGGCCTTGCATTTTACAAGCGGCAAAAAAAATGGCCTTGTGTTTGACCCGCAAGTCCACCCTTCTGTCCCTTCGGACCTACCAGCTCCCTGCTGAGGAGCAGTGGGttcttgaggtggtgggccgttGCCCAGCTGATGAAGTTCTGCACGTGGTCCAGCTGGCTGCACATCTCTATCGCCCCCTGCAGCTGGTCCTCCAGACGCCGCTGGAAGTCCTCCGAGatcttctacacacacacacacacacacacacacacacacacacacacacacacaggcagacagaaacATGCTCACGTGTAATTGCTGgcacagagagagtgaaagagaggggctAATCAATGATCCCTGCTTTTTTGACAGATCATTATTGCCTCTCCATTGCGACTGGTCAGAACTGATTAGATAATGTTGGGAGCGCTCCTGATTGGGAACATGTACATTCATGGTCAGCTAGACACTGGAGATGAATGCCCCTGGAAACATTgagactgaggggagagagagagagagagtcattacCTCCAGTTGCTCTATTAATAGGTTGGCCCGTTTGTTCAGCTCATTCATCATAATCATCTTTGCCATTTTAATCTGGTTCTCAGCCTTCCTCTGCGTGACCTTTACACCGTGCAGCCTGAGAGGAACACAGAGAAAGTGACATTCTGATTACTGACAGAGAAACCAAAACAGTTGATGGATTGTGGTGTATACGTGCTTTATTGCACTTGGATGCTTTACATATGTTAGATGGGTATTTCATTCAGAGTTGGAGAGTGTATTGTATATGATCTTTGAGAGGACATATACATGTCGTTAACATTGCTCTGGTAAATTTGAGCCAGGTTTCTGAGACCACCAGCTGTTGGCTTTATGAGATCAGTGTATACTCCTGATCATTCTACACATctgtcagtaatgtgttgtacaaGCGGAGCTTACCTGTCCTCTATCTGTTTGGCTGTGCTCTCCACTGcagacctcctctcctccacctgagCCATCAGGCTCTCAAACTGCCACTGTTGGTCCTGCAGGGCCTTTCCAATGTGCACCAGCCTGAGGACAAACAGATATCACAGTGGGTCaaataatacaatagaaacacCACTTAACCTCACCACTTTAAACCCTTTCATTTCAAGCATCTCCTTGAGGGATAGTTACTGTATGACGTTAGGGACTATTGGGACCACTAATGCGCTGCAAAATCACAGGCAACAGGGCAATGTATCATATGGACTGAATTAGAATTAGGTAGATTGAAGATATGCACCAGACACAATGCAGGAGGTTTTTAACCTGCTGTTAGCTCCTCACTGTAATGCCCTTGTGCCGTGTCTAAGGACTGACCTGTGGTTCTTGTGGGCGGAcaggtgacagctgctgcagcacATGAGGTCACAGGACTCGCAGAAAAGCTCCAAGGGCTCTTGTCTGTGAGAGTGGCACATGAGGAGGGGGCGGCCACACAAGCCAGGGCCTGCAGGGCAGGGGGGGGGAGCATAGCATTACCACAGAGAAGGACTAAACAAGCAATTCACACGTACAGCTAAAGGTATTGGGAGGAATTGGTGCTGTACATTTATTTGCTAAATGCACAAAGATATATCATGCAAACAAATGTTCAAGGACACATCATGTAAACAAAAGCGGCCTACTAAAAGGCAACTGCATAACATTCATGTCTGGCAGCACACAGTTTATGTACATCAACATTTTATTCTATTTTTAAATCAATCTACAAGACAAACTACTATTTTGCTGAatgtttcctgttgtgttttGTTTAATTTAGTTTCAAATGTTATCTGCAATCTCACTCTACTCTATTGTAGAGTTGGAACATACATTGAATTTGATATTGGCCTCAAGTTAACATGCATTACATGAGTCATTCAGTATCATCATCATTCCAAAACTATTTTAGGATGGGGAAATATGGCATCCTTTAAATCTAGTAAATATTTCTGGGCTTAAATAATGGGTAGACAGATGGAAAAtagggcagagagagaaggtCTTTGATCGGAGAAATGAAAGACCAGTGCCAATCTAGATTAATAACTTAGTTCGGTTGGCTTTTGAAGAATCAAACAAAACCTTCACACCGCAGGATGTAGACAGTAACAAATGCTGCTAGAGAACAAATGACTTTCATGTGTGCATGCATAAACGGCcatgttttaaaaataaatgcAGCATTAGTCATTTGATTTGCAATGTAATGAGAGTCCTACTCTATGCAAATTATCTGTATAAATAGCTGGAAATTTGATTCTTATGCAGTATATATGAGACTTCCTGCCCAAAGTTATCACTTCCTCACACTAAGGTTGTATCCCAATTAGCACCTGTTCCCTATAGGGCTctagccaaaagtagtgcactatgtaataATAGGGTATCATTTGGAACGGAGTCCAAGCAATCACCAAGTGGCATTAGTTTATTTACTTCCAAACTGGACCCAAATTGACTGAAGCCTTTAATTGACTTTTGAGAACAATGACAACCAATTGTTGTATCCTGATGCTGGTGTTGATTTCCCCTCTTGGGTAATGATTGTGTCATGAAACTGTGTGCACTGCACTTGGAGCATGCCTAAGCATTGTTATGAGGGGTTGACTGAGAAGACTGGGTGATGTTCAGATGGCTATCCACTGTACACATTAAAGTTGGTCCTATGTCTATACTCTGGGGTGATGCAGAAGGTTTTcccacagtcacagacacacacgcaggcacaaacgtacacacacacaaacacacacacacacacacaaacgcacacacacacacacaaacgcgcacACCAGAAGGGGCAGGAAACAGATCACAACGTGATAGAGACCACAGTGTCACAATGAGTAAACACAGCCCCCAAAAATACACAGAActgctgctgcacacacacacacacacacacacacacacacacacacacacacacacacacacacacacacacacacacacacgcacacacacacacacacacacacacagctaagcaTGGCCCTAGTTAGTACAGTCAACTAAACACTGACTCAACAGAACAGTAAAGCGCTCAACTCAACCCTATAACATAACAATCACATCACAGTTCATACTGCAAACTGCTGCACACAGGCCCACAGAGCCTGACTAAAGTCTCAGCTGAACATAGCTATCTACTGAATACAACCCTACTGCACTCTGCTGGACACACCACTCCAATGAGCAGTGCCTTTTGCACAATGCTCTCCACAAGGCCTACTGTACACTGCATAGCACAGCTCCCGTGCTAAGTGCTGAGTGACCACATCCTGCCTGCAGAGCTACGCTTTCTCACCCGCAACACTTCAAACTGATGTTCTCaccaaaacacaaaaacaaaacactgACACACTAAGACAGCAACACTTAGAGGTGGCAATAGAGGTGAGATGTGATCACAGAGTTACAGTATGACTTCGCCTTTTAGCATCCAAGAGTAGAGACCTAGAAACATACTTTCAGCATCCACAAAATATATAACACTGTTGCTACAAAAATAGTATAATTCTCAGTGTTCACTCTGTGAATGTGGGCCACGTGATAAAAGGAATTGTAATACATAAGGGTCTGCAGGAACCATTACTGTACCACCAACCATTACAGGCTGCATGCATAATTCATCACAATCATTCCTACTGAGACATGATTAACAAACAGACATGGGAAAAGTTGAAACAAAGAAACACAAACAGGTCTGATGACGACCCCGGGGAAACGAAGCCCATCTCCATCCAACCGGCCAGAGACACTCAGATGTGGAGACTGGAGAGGCAGTGAGGGATGGGAGAACCTGTCTGGGACAGAGAGATGCTTGCCTGGTTCGGGTGGAGGCAGGGAGCTGGGGGCCATCTGGTCCCTCTGGTGCAGGTCGACACATTGGGTAGTGGGCTTCTGGTGTTGGTGCAGGTCTGAGCACTGAGGGGTGACTCTCTGGTGCTGATGCATGTCTGTGCACTGGTAGCACAGCCACTTGTTGCAGAATGTACACAAGCTCTGGGCTAGCCTGGGCTCTGGGCACTCTGAGCAACGCTGCCACACACAGAGAAGACCAGTCATATATTGACACACaccaagcacgcacgcacacaagcacacacacaaaacaacaatGTCGTCTGATATAAAGATGGGGTGACATATGTCAGAAGTATTAGTGTTACCTCCCTCTGTACTTTGGGCTAAATCACACTCCTCAGAGCGGTTACTTGTGTCGATGCTCACACATTCTGAGCTATTCTCAGAGAATGTTAGATGCATTCGATCAAGTTCCTCAAAATGAAGCCATGTTGAGAGTCACAGACACAAGCTGCTCAACCAGCTGATTCATTTCCCTTTTAATGCAGCTTAAAGACAACTAGTAGCACAGAATGAAGTGCACATTCAAATCAAAGGTACTGAAATCACATATCAAAATACAGCGGCAACAATATCACAAAACAGGTCATACTGAAGTCATGCCAATTCCACAGGATGATCCTTTCTTCTTTTAGAACGTGTTGTGTATCTCTTCATCCTCATCACATTACAGTTAACAGTTAACATTATCCCCTCAGAGTTATTTggaaaaatattcatattcactTCGTTAGAAATACACTGAAGCACATCAAAGACTTGAGAGGGTCTGAATACCCTCGGGCTAAGACAGCAAATAATAAGTCCACGCATATACATTCATTCTATTTCTGCAATTGCCTCTACACACAGAGGCACAAACAAAAGTAGAATAGAAAATCTGCTTGTGGGGAAAAAAGAGAGTTGAGGTAATGTCAGCCGTGTCATAGGAATGTTAATAGAACGTTGAACGCCTTACCTTCTCCATGTCAGCAGTGGGGTAATGTGTCCTCTAGTGAACGGTAGAGCTGGTACCCAGCAGAGCTGCTCTCGCtatgggagggagaggacagcacAGTCTGACGCtcacacacagcacagcagcacTCACACTGAAGCTTTTACCTGCGGCAGGAAGCAGCGTGCACCGAGAGGTGGCCCCAGAGAATACGGCTTACATGACAGCCTGCGTGctgagctctcctctcctctcctcgcctggTTCATCTGTGTGTAGGactcctaacagaacagaaggAGAGGAGTGTCAAATTCAAATCCATCCTCTCtatcacacaaaaaaacataatcCTTTTTCTTAAATAAGCCTGTGCATAATAATTGGGAATTAGGGAGATACGATAATTATTTTTTTTCTAGGACGA is a window of Oncorhynchus kisutch isolate 150728-3 linkage group LG3, Okis_V2, whole genome shotgun sequence DNA encoding:
- the trim66 gene encoding tripartite motif-containing protein 66 isoform X2 codes for the protein MHLTFSENSSECVSIDTSNRSEECDLAQSTEGGNTNTSDICHPIFISDDIVVLCVCLCACVLGVCQYMTGLLCVWQRCSECPEPRLAQSLCTFCNKWLCYQCTDMHQHQRVTPQCSDLHQHQKPTTQCVDLHQRDQMAPSSLPPPEPGPGLCGRPLLMCHSHRQEPLELFCESCDLMCCSSCHLSAHKNHRLVHIGKALQDQQWQFESLMAQVEERRSAVESTAKQIEDRLHGVKVTQRKAENQIKMAKMIMMNELNKRANLLIEQLEKISEDFQRRLEDQLQGAIEMCSQLDHVQNFISWATAHHLKNPLLLSRELISLQMQRLLEPPLHSDAWLPVKIKFNWDASYWTKQISTLGQLTAEGGNRSYSEGVAFPSILRPQPITCLSLPSVCHGGREQSCAFQACCQPQMCCLHCIPPQPAVQLDKTQREPNPYSARCAQSTLSSPSLALHQSQLLRCWGPDSPPGPPAVVPSSMQCPQQQEHLVAADPGLLSSSSNSRGLGLQPPATALYQPQIQPLPETHAQPATDGAREGQGQQASREREQTPGQPAVDREVLTEQIQEGSREKTHVQTGVDREVLTDGIQQEQQQQQQQQLLSPLVAELTVEQQEEEQQETRTTHPSRDCRDGRRSTSLEMSVTTHGFSVDAQSSRPSTLCGRKSRSQSIPPELAGPSSSPSTDRPPGATHSLATAAVERGRMADQGFMDLRRRRLSSDGVIRSVASLERSLATPPSRGQSNLRLSPLTIYKTEPDYVYAYDETGHDVKGKCRIPRKTPDNSDREVQKEPGRSSSKVPVVCLERLKILVSRIPPQGRRQSDPLPGTATERTGPVPQRGWKDKMTEGISKEVKVAAVSPSLDKQYSERHTINQSLPPPVINDWTEHGRHSPHKELTLQVPATDLVSPPPKPFSAPDLDSDSDPRSISETVSDPELDSDPQPESDPQQESDPPAESASEADLESVADEESPDEAATESEPSVESEPSVESEPRVESEGSEESENGLESENGEDLDADAESEADMESDLQPDPSSDPRFPSETRPGLDSDLESDNAQPPESQGSAESGPDLESEPDSVPDPAFISPDPGVESRPAQRALPADPGPQMHCEGAEQILPGAETMEMESEDFCAVCLIGGDLLCCDRCPKVFHLSCHVPALLSFPTGDWVCTFCRDIQQPEVEYDCENQRLATECSGKPLPHGLSACDQRKCERLTLLICSNMLSAPFHEPVSPLARHYYQIIKRPMDLSVIRAKLSKRSTHHYYSPEEFVADVSLMFRNCAKFNYPDSEVAQAGRSLEMFFSSRLREVFPDRAFPAAEDDSDSDEYDEVYRAAEGGFPWPEKREQCHRKRKRRHSLSWRKHNF